The nucleotide sequence atatatatacatatattcaaaCCAGCAATGTTGACTATCCAGTAGCTTCTTGAGCTTCATATTgtgttatggctttaagttgaggtcgatttctaccctgtgttatcgatcgattacagtgacacgtaaacacgtacggacggcctagagtctcgattggtcccacttccctgtctagcacagttagttgagtccagaacacaagtcacagcctcggagatatgaatcattatatttcaaacatactttgtttatataccaatcaagcacaccacatcgtaccataaaatagaaaacaacattttgtacaatattcaacaagtgaacagatatcgactaataggaaatgtccatttaaagtctaaggacaccattggacttaacatgataaatattggtctattcctctgcatccacaacatattgcaaacaaaatatttatatcgTCAGTCCAGTAGTTTACTATTTAACAGTGCGAGTTAATTCATCACTTCATCATCCTTTCTGCATAACTGGGCAAAGGGAGAATTGACTGAAGATCTTTAGAAACTCGTGAAATGAACTTAAAAACTAAGACCAACTTATAGCCAGTCGGAATGCAGGTGATATAATTAAGTAGTTAGTTATGTAATATCCCCCAGAAACGCAAGAATTTAAGGTCAGAAGTTAGGCTTACCAGCTTGGATTGGGAAAGAGAAGTGGTCAGGAATACCgtgtagccatatggatgaacAAATATGCATCTAGTTTTGTGGTTGTAGATAACAATCTTTATGTTCCCTCAGAAGAATCACAAATTATTATCCTAAAACTTCAGTCTTCATAAGTTGTCGATACAAaccattttgatggagttttgttctatgagctggTAGACTtgtacctgaagtttgtactgaaaATGTCGTTCAGAACAACGATGAAagccccacgaccaaaccatccagctcagagaacaaaactttgtcaaaatcatccacctgagctacaaatcatcttcatcatctcaAAAAACCATCCTAATaacttcacttggtgttgttttacttgtatcttcccattgttattaaggactgcaattgatcagtcttatgttggcatatgtgcggattgcctcgatatagccttaagtcacaagctttttacgCATCCTAATAACTGATTATtggtcatttttatttaacttttagTAAGGTACGAGTATCCACCACTAGATTTTGAAATCCGTGAGAAAATTTAATAGCCGATATCcttaatctgattggtttgttagTAAAGTATACTTTtggaaaataaatgatttatttatttcaacacatagatattggtacaaagaggcaccaaatgcatatgcgccacacaaatctcattcgatatgtgtgagggctatgatactgcccgggtgcccagaccgaaacagacggttttcttagggggccacaccccgagcctttgacctaaaggtctgactcacaaggcagtggagcaccgtaaggagatgcagtcacatggtagtcggtgatcaatgattggttcatacgccatttgttccttcaagacactggagcccatgtgcaccattggtttgggtcCGGTTAGAGCgctggatattcgcttttcgtcctctcattttcgtaaacaacacccccgccacgagaaggcagtgagtaggacttccctggcagaggctatatacacgtggccgtgtgagagcatttcgagagggagagcggactctccccactgtcggccgtaccagggtattcgGGGGCGGAAAATAAATGAACTCAATAATCGTCCCATTTGTTTAATTATCAATTCACAACAACTAATTATACACATTTATTTGTGTAGAGCCATTAtgacaaattaatttattaatgaatcAAGCTGCTAGTCAAGGTTTCAGCCTACGTGTCCTCGTCTGGATCATATGTACAAATTTATGTATACTAATGATTTGTATACCTAAATATTCGGCTCTGCCAATTATAGCATTCTAGTTGTTTCTCAGTTTCTTCACTTACATGGGCAGTTGAGTAAACATATAAGAACCAAAGGTCGTTGATCATAATAGAAAGTTAGTGGTACTATCCTACTATCTAACTTGAATTGGTGTTAGAACATGAAATATATTGGTTTCATGGTTGAGTACAGCAATTATTAAACCATCATCGAGAATTAATACACGGAATTATTTCAAATGTAACCACtttttaattcaaatatttaaattttcatGTAATTTTCTTATAATTCGTAAATATATTGAACGAAAAACTAACAAGGgtgaaacaaaatgaaatcactctattaacaaaaataatgcatgtatattttgtagttatttttctttgaaaagaTCAAGAATGATACAAAACTGAaagtttgaaataaaatatccacaaatctATCTATAAATATCCCATACAAGTAAACTACCTAATGCTCCACCATTTGCTGGAACAGATGTAATTAGAAAATGAGATTGTTTTGTAAATGTACATGATCGAATTAGTCTGGATTGTTGATCGATATTAGGTCCATGTGGTTGAGTCAGTGTTGTAGAACTCCACTCACCAATTAAACTCCCTTCATTTAAACTACCTAAACTAGATAGATAACCTAAAGATTTGATTTTAAGTAGATTATTTTTGAAATGCACGTCAATTAAACGTATTTTACCATCCCATTGACCAACTGCTAACAGACGACCATCATCACGCCATGCAAAACATGAAATACCAGTAATACAATCATTAAGTGATTTATGAATTTTAgacaatttaaaataatttgacATTTGAGAATCGAATTCCAATTGTACAAAGGCTATGTTTCCATCGACCGATGTGTCTGTATCACAACTATCCACACTAGGTCCGCCCAAAACAACGAATTTGACATTTGTTTCCATTCGATTGGTACTTTCCTTACATAATTGTTGTTTAAAAACAGGTTGAATAGAAAGTGTCATAATGGGGATAGATTGGCCCAAAGGATAATTAAGCACACTTAACACTCGACCATCACCTAGTAAAATTAAGTGCCCAGATTCGAAGCCGGCCAAtagaatagaatgtatttgatTTATGGGGTAAGTTTTTTCAATTCCTTTTAATGTCATACACATGCCTAGATTTGTAACATTTTGACAAGAAGTTTGAATAGAATTAATTGACTGCTgacaaataaatacaaattgaGGCAACTGGATTATTTCGATAGACGGTTCTTTATTAGATGttgaagaattattattatcatcatcatctgtTTCTTCTTGACACAAATGGGCCAAGAAATAAACATCCGCTGAATTGTTGCTGTTACTACTACTCGTTGTAGTATATGCACGCCATAAATCGGAATTGCAAAATGAGATATCATATGTATGAATTTCACCAAAAACTGTAACACAATACAAAAAGAAAGCAAAACAAAACATATACAGTTTGACAAAGAAAATCATTTTGGGGGGAGTAGGAAGAAATTATGAAAACTCACAACATAACGACAATGTACAAACCTGGTGTGCGATGTTGAGTCACAACAATGAATGACGATAAACACTATAACCAACagttaatatttgttttatttatttatttgaacacatatatactggcacaggagtgcgccaaatatatatgcgccacacaaaacaatgagaatttaagaagaaaaagaaaaaaaagtgggGAACgtacaaaaaaaacaataacgaagagattggtgtaaggtagtgtaataataatagtaatagtaggggaacagaagggtacaatcaggagaaatctttcagttaaggaagatacaaccacgttttatgaagaaagtaaaagaaggttacagcacgatcgccactggcttctattctgagccatatctgataacgtctctagccactgtgttgtaccatctctCGGACACCAACCaaagagtcgtgaaggaccgacaaaAGCCAGTCCTtttcagctttctttcataccacgacaccatgtcatgcactgaccacctctccgcttcttccaaccagtcccagagtcggcaaataatgcacgacgtggaattctctgggacgacattcggagaacatgtccaagccaccgaagtcggtgtttcaagatggtgacaccaattgcattatcgcctctgtgcccgaacacacgatgccgaacctctgcattactaacatggtgttgctactggatgtcagcaatccttcggagacagcgatgatcgaacacagagagtcgtctaacgtcctcaactcggagaga is from Schistosoma haematobium chromosome 6, whole genome shotgun sequence and encodes:
- the NKIRAS2_1 gene encoding NF-kappa-B inhibitor-interacting Ras-like protein 2 (EggNog:ENOG410VE1V~COG:T), which codes for MGKITKLVVCGPTGSGKTSLIEHCIYGNYFERQPEDFISTYEDTYNAVVETDRGFKEKVRIYDLGGMTKLEKHFVNCADAFILVYDISDSKSFSSVQSLKQDIDRYREKRDLCIVLSCHKVDKPKDATLDSTEVSRWSQSEKVANIFETTVYDRQSLMNLFTWTVSRITQSQKHMPKTNPKSLDVFRREPVHILIPTQPNSNINNNPITSYSIGPCTYILSISDNYLISGHLNGWLVIWSIKKYRPLRQWIGHNGYQITSLHFWPRNNNYGVIISHGRDGFIRFWDLSNLQFDTTEVFKPFDQVFGEIHTYDISFCNSDLWRAYTTTSSSNSNNSADVYFLAHLCQEETDDDDNNNSSTSNKEPSIEIIQLPQFVFICQQSINSIQTSCQNVTNLGMCMTLKGIEKTYPINQIHSILLAGFESGHLILLGDGRVLSVLNYPLGQSIPIMTLSIQPVFKQQLCKESTNRMETNVKFVVLGGPSVDSCDTDTSVDGNIAFVQLEFDSQMSNYFKLSKIHKSLNDCITGISCFAWRDDGRLLAVGQWDGKIRLIDVHFKNNLLKIKSLGYLSSLGSLNEGSLIGEWSSTTLTQPHGPNIDQQSRLIRSCTFTKQSHFLITSVPANGGALGSLLVWDIYR